The Sorangiineae bacterium MSr11367 genome window below encodes:
- a CDS encoding beta-lactamase family protein — MFDRSRWARRVLACVSLVSAGACGTSPKLVPASRTTGATPEAPTVAERIARVEHGLLPPVRIARETAPWSLEERMRAHRVPGLVVAVIDDFRLAWTKAYGVADANSGERLTETTPMQSGSISKSIAAFIALGEVRAGKLALDTDINASLKSWKLPPNELTRRTPVTLRQLLSHTAGTTVPGFNGYAFDDAVPTLLQVLDGRPPANSPPVVVDLAPGSRFRYSGGGVSIAQQAVLDAEGGRSYASIAKERVFEPFGMARSTYVQPLPTDRGLYATGHMRDRVIPGKRHMFAELASGGLWTTAGDLAIFWLEIQRALAGRPSHVPAEIATWMTTSVAPVRQDEDVAMGTFLSRHGNAQYFGNWGTNEGFQAISTVRKGKGYGVVLMSNCVGSQRLMQEVLRAIAHEYAWDGYDEPALERRPLDATRLAPFAGRWTFGARDGFDLDLSGGRMALRRPFEDSEELVPIDGDIFVGRDTGVRITFPNDHEAVMTSEGGRVEHAVRLASDAAAPIFLLEANRVDEAIGAYRKLLAVDANEPAASESHLGGMASNLLRLRQDEGALRIMRLDVALHPESTDAHEDLAYVYDCMGRHPDAIVEYRAAMAAMNRNPKASAETKAAYATRMGARIRRP; from the coding sequence ATGTTCGACCGAAGCCGGTGGGCTCGCCGTGTCCTGGCATGCGTCTCGCTCGTTTCCGCAGGCGCGTGTGGGACGTCGCCGAAGCTCGTGCCAGCTTCAAGGACCACCGGCGCGACGCCCGAAGCGCCCACGGTGGCCGAGCGCATCGCGCGCGTCGAGCACGGTTTGCTCCCACCGGTGCGGATTGCGCGGGAGACCGCGCCATGGTCCCTCGAGGAGCGGATGCGCGCACACCGTGTGCCTGGCCTCGTCGTGGCGGTGATCGACGACTTCCGCCTCGCGTGGACCAAGGCGTACGGCGTTGCCGACGCGAACTCGGGCGAGCGTCTCACCGAGACGACACCGATGCAGTCGGGATCCATCAGCAAGTCGATTGCCGCGTTCATCGCGCTCGGGGAAGTTCGCGCAGGCAAGCTCGCGCTCGATACGGACATCAATGCGTCGCTCAAAAGCTGGAAGCTCCCGCCCAACGAACTGACGCGCCGCACGCCGGTTACCTTGCGGCAGTTGTTGAGTCATACCGCAGGAACCACCGTCCCCGGGTTCAACGGATACGCATTCGATGACGCCGTCCCCACATTGCTGCAAGTTCTCGATGGCCGTCCACCCGCCAATTCGCCGCCCGTCGTCGTGGACCTCGCACCGGGATCGCGCTTTCGATATTCGGGCGGCGGAGTCTCGATTGCGCAGCAAGCGGTCCTCGACGCCGAAGGCGGCCGCTCGTACGCGAGCATCGCGAAGGAGCGCGTGTTCGAGCCCTTCGGCATGGCGCGTAGCACGTACGTGCAGCCACTCCCCACGGACCGTGGGCTGTACGCGACAGGCCATATGCGCGACCGCGTCATCCCTGGCAAGCGGCACATGTTTGCCGAATTGGCCTCCGGTGGTCTCTGGACCACCGCCGGCGATCTTGCGATATTCTGGCTCGAAATTCAGCGCGCCCTGGCCGGTCGTCCGTCGCACGTGCCGGCGGAAATCGCAACCTGGATGACGACGTCCGTCGCACCCGTCCGTCAGGACGAGGATGTCGCGATGGGTACATTCCTTTCGCGGCACGGGAATGCGCAGTACTTTGGTAACTGGGGCACGAACGAGGGATTCCAGGCGATATCCACGGTTCGCAAAGGTAAAGGCTATGGGGTGGTGCTGATGAGCAATTGCGTCGGCAGCCAGCGTCTCATGCAAGAAGTGTTGCGCGCGATTGCCCACGAATACGCGTGGGACGGCTACGATGAGCCTGCGCTCGAACGGCGCCCGCTCGATGCAACACGCTTGGCACCCTTCGCGGGGCGTTGGACCTTCGGAGCACGGGATGGATTCGATCTCGACCTGAGTGGAGGGCGCATGGCGCTTCGGCGCCCGTTCGAAGACTCGGAGGAGCTCGTCCCCATCGATGGCGACATTTTCGTGGGCCGCGATACCGGAGTGCGGATCACATTTCCGAACGACCACGAAGCCGTGATGACGAGCGAAGGCGGACGCGTGGAGCATGCCGTACGCCTCGCGAGCGACGCGGCCGCGCCCATCTTCCTACTCGAAGCGAATCGCGTCGACGAGGCCATTGGCGCGTACCGCAAGCTCCTTGCGGTGGACGCGAACGAGCCGGCCGCCAGCGAATCCCACTTGGGGGGCATGGCCTCGAACCTGCTACGCCTTCGGCAGGACGAGGGGGCTCTGCGCATCATGCGCCTCGATGTTGCGCTTCACCCGGAATCAACCGATGCGCACGAGGACCTGGCCTACGTTTACGATTGCATGGGACGACATCCCGACGCCATCGTCGAATACCGCGCCGCCATGGCCGCGATGAATCGCAATCCGAAAGCCTCGGCAGAAACGAAGGCGGCGTATGCGACCCGGATGGGCGCGCGAATCCGTCGCCCGTGA
- a CDS encoding cysteine hydrolase: MRTKRGVALLLIDVINGFDFEGSEGLVAAAIPAALCIEALARRARRLGVPVVYVNDNFGQWRSNFEATVQECTKRTQPGHAVVARLRPRRGDYFVLKPRHSGFFYTPLPLLLEHLGVDTLVLTGFATNLCVLFTANDAHMLGYHVRIPADCTASNTAGLTRAALAQVREALRADVRSSKEWDPLAIGPRRKKPTGHAL, encoded by the coding sequence ATGCGGACGAAACGCGGTGTGGCGTTGCTTCTCATCGACGTCATCAATGGCTTCGACTTCGAGGGCTCGGAAGGGCTCGTGGCGGCGGCCATTCCCGCGGCACTCTGCATCGAAGCGTTGGCCCGGAGGGCACGTCGCCTCGGTGTGCCCGTTGTGTACGTGAATGACAATTTCGGTCAGTGGCGCTCGAACTTCGAGGCGACGGTGCAGGAATGCACCAAGCGCACGCAACCGGGGCATGCGGTGGTGGCGCGCTTGCGGCCACGCCGCGGCGATTATTTCGTGCTGAAGCCGAGGCATTCTGGTTTCTTCTACACACCGCTGCCGTTGTTGCTGGAGCACCTGGGCGTCGACACCTTGGTGCTCACTGGGTTCGCCACGAACCTTTGCGTGCTCTTCACCGCCAACGACGCGCACATGCTCGGCTACCACGTGCGTATTCCCGCGGATTGCACGGCCTCCAACACGGCCGGCCTCACGCGCGCGGCGCTGGCCCAGGTTCGCGAAGCCCTCCGCGCCGACGTTCGATCCAGCAAGGAATGGGACCCCTTGGCGATCGGGCCCCGACGAAAAAAGCCTACCGGGCATGCGTTATGA
- a CDS encoding hemerythrin domain-containing protein, with the protein MKATDLLEQQHRKVEDIFDKLKNSKSNASTLLEELANDLSAHMAIEQNIFYPAIREVDSDTVEESLEEHSLAEIALKRLLRTPQTDPSFQAKLTALEELIEHHVEEEEDELFPEVEKKLDADKLDTLGGQMEKAFTQAKAEGFNALVPQGLAQTSADESRKVASQMKAPTPNGATAQRR; encoded by the coding sequence ATGAAAGCCACGGACCTTTTGGAACAACAGCATCGCAAAGTCGAAGATATCTTCGACAAACTCAAGAACAGCAAATCGAATGCATCCACATTATTGGAGGAACTCGCCAACGATCTGTCGGCGCACATGGCCATCGAGCAGAACATTTTCTATCCGGCCATTCGCGAGGTGGACTCCGATACGGTGGAGGAGAGTCTCGAAGAGCATTCACTGGCCGAAATCGCCCTCAAACGCCTCTTGCGTACTCCGCAGACGGACCCTTCGTTCCAGGCGAAATTGACCGCGCTCGAGGAACTCATCGAGCACCATGTCGAAGAGGAAGAGGATGAGCTCTTCCCCGAGGTCGAAAAGAAACTCGACGCGGACAAATTGGATACGCTGGGCGGGCAGATGGAGAAAGCGTTCACGCAGGCCAAGGCCGAAGGCTTCAATGCGCTCGTGCCGCAAGGCCTCGCGCAGACGTCCGCCGACGAGTCGCGAAAGGTTGCGAGCCAGATGAAGGCGCCGACCCCGAACGGGGCGACCGCGCAACGTCGTTGA
- a CDS encoding MmgE/PrpD family protein, whose translation MHEIERIAAFVERAHWEMLSEEARRALKIRLLDSIGCAIGALQGRPVRAVREQVNAFGGTGEVTLIGGGKTAPDRAAFYNGTLIRYLDFMDFYTARKQTCHPSDNVAAVLAAAEDRGRSGRDLLVATAISYQIQARLLEEAPVQSKGFDHTVQQAYSVAAGVSKALGLSGAQTAHAMALSGVAQQGMIAVREGHLSQWKGIASAHHGAAALSCTYLASRGVTGPLGIIEGRLGLEEALAGRFYIDWENEDLERVLRSSVKRYNAEAHTQSIVEAVLDLRREHRVLGENPASIAQVEIDVFEQAYNIVAPGGKEAGDKDDVHSKEQADHSIPYIVAVALLDGQVGPAQYEPERIARADVQELLHRVHVDDARRLTRRYPDELPCRVRIRLANGAKLALEKVDYLGYFTRPLSWNEVVSKFTDLAEQNAGLELAARIVELVDGLEVHDVRTLTALLAGARRSVSERSGVRRAS comes from the coding sequence ATGCACGAGATCGAACGAATCGCAGCGTTCGTCGAACGCGCTCACTGGGAAATGCTCTCCGAAGAGGCCCGCAGGGCCCTGAAGATCCGTTTGCTCGATAGTATCGGTTGTGCCATTGGTGCGTTGCAGGGAAGGCCCGTGCGTGCGGTGCGCGAGCAGGTAAACGCCTTTGGTGGCACCGGCGAGGTGACCCTCATCGGAGGTGGAAAGACGGCGCCCGATCGCGCGGCGTTCTACAATGGAACATTGATTCGGTACCTCGATTTCATGGACTTCTACACGGCGCGGAAGCAGACGTGCCACCCCAGCGACAACGTCGCCGCGGTGCTCGCCGCCGCCGAAGATCGCGGACGCAGCGGTCGCGATTTGCTAGTGGCCACGGCCATCAGTTACCAGATTCAAGCGCGTTTGCTGGAGGAGGCGCCGGTGCAGTCGAAGGGCTTCGATCACACCGTGCAGCAGGCTTATTCCGTTGCCGCTGGCGTTTCCAAGGCACTCGGGCTTTCGGGCGCGCAAACCGCGCATGCCATGGCCTTGAGCGGTGTGGCTCAGCAGGGGATGATTGCGGTTCGCGAGGGTCACCTTTCCCAATGGAAAGGCATTGCTTCGGCACATCATGGGGCCGCTGCTTTGAGCTGCACCTACCTGGCGTCGCGCGGTGTGACCGGGCCGCTCGGCATCATCGAAGGCCGTCTCGGGCTCGAGGAGGCTCTTGCGGGTCGCTTCTACATTGATTGGGAGAACGAGGACCTGGAGCGCGTTCTGCGATCCTCGGTGAAACGGTACAACGCGGAGGCGCACACGCAGTCCATCGTCGAGGCCGTGCTCGATCTGCGCCGCGAGCATCGCGTGCTCGGGGAGAATCCTGCGTCCATCGCCCAGGTAGAGATCGATGTGTTCGAGCAGGCCTACAACATCGTTGCGCCTGGGGGCAAAGAGGCGGGCGACAAAGACGACGTGCACTCCAAAGAGCAGGCGGACCACAGCATCCCTTACATCGTGGCGGTGGCGCTTCTCGACGGGCAGGTGGGGCCCGCCCAATACGAGCCCGAGCGCATCGCGCGGGCCGACGTGCAGGAGCTTCTCCACCGCGTCCACGTCGACGACGCCCGCCGGCTCACGCGACGCTATCCGGACGAGCTCCCGTGCCGCGTGCGCATCCGACTCGCGAACGGTGCCAAGCTCGCGCTCGAGAAGGTCGACTACCTTGGATACTTCACGCGCCCGCTGTCGTGGAACGAGGTCGTATCGAAATTTACGGACCTGGCCGAACAAAACGCGGGCCTCGAGCTCGCCGCTCGCATCGTCGAGCTCGTCGACGGGCTCGAAGTGCATGATGTGCGAACGCTGACCGCATTGCTCGCGGGTGCGCGCCGCAGCGTGTCCGAGCGAAGCGGCGTGCGGCGGGCTTCATGA
- a CDS encoding DUF4177 domain-containing protein yields the protein MRTFLVSLLFLLSLPACGTQTIGASSEGTVPKMPAGANLPRWEHLCMGGWGESTYSDFLNEAGEQGWELVGMTHTGLVCFKRPKAASAKPQAPAAAPTAPTSSL from the coding sequence ATGCGCACATTCCTCGTCAGCCTGTTGTTTCTCCTCTCACTGCCGGCATGCGGAACGCAAACCATCGGCGCGAGCAGCGAAGGAACGGTTCCGAAAATGCCCGCGGGGGCCAACCTTCCGCGGTGGGAGCATCTCTGCATGGGGGGCTGGGGCGAATCCACGTACAGCGATTTTCTCAACGAAGCGGGAGAGCAAGGATGGGAGTTGGTTGGGATGACCCACACCGGTCTTGTGTGCTTCAAGCGCCCCAAGGCGGCTTCGGCGAAGCCACAAGCCCCGGCGGCCGCCCCCACGGCCCCAACCTCGTCCCTATGA
- a CDS encoding VOC family protein has translation MHAPTTNPALLSPFHLAFPVHDLAQARAFYGELLGCPEGRSSEEWVDFNFYGHQIVAHLAPEETGLVQRNAVDGEAVPVRHFGIVLPMAEWEALAGRLKANGVRFLIEPHTRFQGQRGEQATMFFLDPSGNALEIKAFADIHLLFAK, from the coding sequence ATGCATGCTCCCACGACGAATCCCGCTCTGCTGTCGCCATTTCATCTCGCGTTCCCGGTGCACGACCTGGCGCAGGCCCGCGCATTCTACGGCGAGCTCCTCGGCTGCCCCGAAGGCCGCAGCAGCGAGGAGTGGGTGGACTTCAATTTCTATGGCCACCAAATCGTGGCCCACCTAGCCCCCGAGGAGACCGGCCTCGTGCAACGCAACGCCGTCGATGGCGAGGCCGTGCCCGTGCGCCACTTCGGCATCGTGCTGCCCATGGCCGAGTGGGAAGCGCTCGCGGGCCGCCTGAAGGCCAATGGGGTTCGCTTTCTCATCGAACCCCATACCCGCTTCCAAGGTCAACGGGGGGAACAGGCCACCATGTTCTTTCTCGATCCCTCGGGCAACGCACTCGAGATCAAAGCTTTTGCCGATATTCACTTACTTTTCGCAAAGTGA
- a CDS encoding LysR substrate-binding domain-containing protein — protein MIRELKTFLAVAREGTFAAAGKKVGLTQAAVSAQMQRLEAELGFALFMRTGRSARLNEMGQQTLGRAQELVRLYDDLGARQVGHATTTLVTIGAIASVQRSRLPDVLARFHREHPDCRTRVLPGVSMGLADQVDAGDIDMAAIIRPPLPPQGDLRWTTLAREPFRLLVPRHTAGDDWGELLSREPFVRYDRVSFGGRQVDRFLRRTHLAVHEVCELDELEAIVRLVANGVGIALVPETAGHRKWPAAVRVVDLGHHTFHREIGLLHRASGLSKPAQHIVRMLRAIYDVPSSRRGEY, from the coding sequence ATGATCCGCGAGCTCAAGACCTTCCTCGCCGTCGCGCGCGAGGGCACCTTTGCCGCCGCCGGTAAAAAGGTCGGCCTGACGCAGGCAGCGGTCAGCGCCCAGATGCAGCGGTTGGAGGCGGAGCTTGGCTTCGCCTTGTTCATGCGGACCGGGCGCTCGGCACGCCTGAACGAGATGGGGCAACAGACCCTTGGGCGTGCGCAGGAGCTCGTTCGCCTCTACGACGACTTGGGTGCGCGTCAGGTGGGGCACGCCACCACGACGCTCGTCACCATCGGGGCGATCGCCTCCGTGCAGCGTTCGCGGTTGCCCGATGTGCTGGCGCGCTTTCATCGGGAGCATCCAGACTGCCGCACGCGCGTCCTGCCCGGCGTCTCCATGGGGCTGGCCGATCAGGTCGATGCCGGCGACATCGACATGGCCGCCATCATCCGCCCGCCGTTGCCACCGCAGGGCGACCTTCGTTGGACCACCTTGGCGCGCGAGCCATTTCGCCTGCTCGTGCCGCGCCATACCGCGGGCGATGATTGGGGCGAGCTCCTGTCCCGTGAGCCATTCGTGCGCTACGACCGCGTCTCGTTCGGCGGCCGACAGGTGGACCGCTTCCTGCGCCGTACGCACCTGGCCGTGCACGAGGTCTGCGAGCTCGACGAGCTGGAAGCGATCGTCCGGCTCGTGGCCAACGGCGTGGGGATCGCGCTCGTTCCCGAGACGGCCGGTCACCGCAAATGGCCCGCCGCGGTCCGCGTGGTGGACCTGGGGCACCACACGTTCCACCGCGAAATCGGCTTGCTCCACCGCGCGAGCGGCTTGAGCAAACCCGCGCAGCACATCGTGCGAATGCTGCGGGCGATCTATGATGTTCCGTCGTCGCGACGTGGCGAATATTGA